The Nocardia sp. BMG51109 nucleotide sequence GTCGCCCGCACCGCGTCCTCCACCTGCTGGGCGAGCAGGTTCAGCGCATCGTCGTCGACCTCGCGGCCCTGACAGGCACGGCGCACCCCTCGGATCACCTTCTCGCGACTGAACGGCTCGGTGACACCACTGCGTTTCACCACCGAGAGGATGGCGGTCTCGACTGTGGTGAACCGCCGGCCGCATTGCGGACAGGCGCGACGGCGCCTGATGGCGGAGCCTTCCTCGGCTTCACGCGAGTCGACGACCCGCGAATCCGGGTGCCGGCAGTAGGGGCAATGCATCCGAGATCCTTCG carries:
- the nrdR gene encoding transcriptional regulator NrdR → MHCPYCRHPDSRVVDSREAEEGSAIRRRRACPQCGRRFTTVETAILSVVKRSGVTEPFSREKVIRGVRRACQGREVDDDALNLLAQQVEDAVRATGSPEVPSHEVGLAILGPLRDLDEVAYLRFASVYRSFSSAEDFEREIADLRHRRAENAVGAHAD